The following proteins are encoded in a genomic region of Spirosoma sp. SC4-14:
- a CDS encoding TonB-dependent receptor codes for MINLYIRSLWKLSVSIGLIAPGLKAQPPQETGRVEGAVTLSNNSPGAFATVRVIDSKIGTTADENGKFLLAGLATGKHIVQLSVVGYESVRQVVSISGNKTLHISIRLQAANTQLNEVVVTGQYEAQSLKKSVYNVRVINSERIRLRAATNVMGVLNNELGFRFSNDLTLGTTDVQLMGMSGRSVKILLDGLPMVDRGDTRESLNQIDINSIERIEIVEGPMSVSYGSDALAGVVNIITKKPGNERLGVTARIQEETANKDYKLLTSQGLHMQNVGVTWQQKGWNTSAGITNNTFGGWQGLSTGRVKDWLPKNQLFGHGKIGYRTDNLNIYYRLDALKEDLLSQGAENANTHQARDQRYITYRYVHQLQSDWKINDRLQLNGQVSYTDYQRRTQTTILDLPTGRRTLSLGEGEQDLSKFASQTYRATASYKISSAVSLQPGIDINLDAASGARISGAPTINDFALFVSSTLNPTSRISIRPGLRFIKNSVYDAPPTIPSLNTKFALTPALDLRLAYARGFRSPALRELYFNFFDASHSIIGNPNLKAETSNSYNGSLVWQASHKVKSTLAFFYNDFNNLISYGIDPADPRISMTINIDKFKTTGMTLENVFTWNALQATVGFSYIGRYNNLLATPDTTTYTDGQLPTFMWSPEVTTNLTYTFRKFDTKLGLFYKYSGKRPSYLATVTADNQASATLTELAAFHWADVTLTKPLTKYLTLTTGAKNLLNITRLANTSPDTGGAHSASGPAPVSYGRSYFLRLSFQWYKK; via the coding sequence ATGATAAACCTATATATCCGTTCTCTATGGAAACTGAGTGTATCGATCGGATTAATAGCTCCCGGCCTAAAGGCTCAACCACCGCAGGAAACAGGCCGTGTTGAAGGGGCGGTTACGCTGAGCAACAACTCGCCGGGTGCTTTTGCCACGGTTCGGGTCATAGATAGTAAAATAGGCACAACAGCCGATGAAAATGGTAAGTTTTTACTAGCAGGGCTCGCTACCGGAAAACATATTGTGCAGCTATCGGTCGTTGGCTATGAGTCTGTCCGGCAGGTAGTTTCAATATCTGGCAATAAAACCCTGCATATTTCCATTCGTTTACAGGCCGCTAATACTCAGTTGAATGAAGTAGTAGTAACGGGGCAGTATGAAGCGCAATCGCTCAAAAAATCGGTCTACAATGTGCGGGTCATCAACAGCGAACGCATTCGTTTGAGGGCAGCGACCAATGTGATGGGCGTACTGAACAACGAACTGGGCTTTCGCTTCTCAAACGACCTGACACTAGGCACAACTGATGTGCAGCTAATGGGCATGTCGGGACGCAGCGTAAAAATTCTGCTCGATGGCTTACCAATGGTCGACCGGGGCGACACCCGCGAGAGCCTCAACCAGATCGACATCAACAGCATTGAGCGGATTGAAATTGTAGAAGGCCCGATGTCGGTATCGTATGGCTCCGATGCCCTGGCTGGTGTCGTTAACATTATCACGAAAAAACCGGGTAACGAGCGGCTGGGCGTTACGGCCCGAATTCAGGAAGAAACTGCCAATAAAGACTACAAGCTGCTTACCAGTCAGGGATTGCATATGCAGAACGTTGGTGTTACCTGGCAGCAAAAAGGCTGGAATACATCGGCCGGGATTACCAACAACACGTTTGGTGGCTGGCAGGGCCTATCGACAGGACGCGTAAAAGACTGGCTACCTAAAAATCAGTTGTTTGGTCATGGTAAGATTGGCTACCGTACCGATAATCTGAATATTTACTATCGGCTCGACGCACTCAAAGAAGATTTACTAAGTCAGGGAGCAGAAAATGCAAACACGCATCAGGCCCGCGACCAGAGGTATATTACCTATCGGTATGTACACCAATTGCAAAGCGACTGGAAAATCAACGACCGACTGCAACTCAATGGGCAGGTGTCCTATACAGATTACCAACGCCGTACGCAAACGACAATTTTGGATCTACCGACTGGTCGGCGAACGCTTTCACTGGGAGAAGGAGAACAGGACCTATCTAAATTTGCCAGTCAGACCTACCGCGCAACAGCTTCCTACAAAATTTCATCAGCCGTTTCGCTCCAGCCCGGCATCGACATCAACCTGGATGCGGCTTCGGGAGCCCGCATTTCAGGCGCGCCAACCATCAACGATTTTGCCTTATTTGTTTCGTCAACGCTTAATCCAACTTCCCGCATCAGCATCCGGCCGGGTTTACGCTTCATTAAGAACTCGGTTTATGATGCACCACCGACTATTCCTTCCCTTAACACCAAATTTGCACTCACACCTGCTCTCGACCTACGGTTAGCCTATGCCCGAGGCTTTCGTTCGCCCGCACTACGCGAATTGTATTTCAACTTCTTCGATGCCAGCCATTCAATCATTGGCAATCCAAACCTTAAGGCAGAAACCTCAAACAGTTACAACGGATCGCTGGTCTGGCAGGCCAGCCATAAAGTGAAATCGACACTTGCCTTTTTCTACAACGATTTCAATAACCTGATCAGCTACGGGATCGATCCCGCCGACCCGCGCATTTCGATGACCATCAACATCGATAAATTCAAAACGACGGGTATGACGCTGGAGAATGTCTTCACCTGGAACGCCTTACAGGCTACAGTGGGCTTCTCCTATATTGGCCGCTACAATAACCTTCTCGCAACACCCGACACAACAACCTATACCGACGGGCAATTGCCAACGTTTATGTGGTCGCCCGAAGTAACCACGAACCTTACCTACACCTTCCGCAAGTTCGATACTAAGCTTGGTCTCTTCTATAAATATTCGGGCAAACGCCCAAGCTATCTGGCCACAGTAACCGCCGATAACCAGGCATCGGCAACGCTAACCGAACTAGCCGCCTTCCATTGGGCCGACGTTACACTCACCAAACCCCTGACAAAGTATTTGACGCTTACGACAGGCGCCAAGAATTTGCTCAACATTACCCGCCTGGCTAACACATCGCCCGATACGGGTGGCGCGCATAGCGCCAGCGGCCCGGCTCCGGTCAGTTATGGCCGGTCTTACTTTCTCAGACTCAGCTTCCAGTGGTATAAAAAGTAA
- a CDS encoding Gfo/Idh/MocA family oxidoreductase: MQPTYLSRRNFLAGLGVSALTLPALTDVFGNPIRPHQGRKLGIALVGLGYYSKNLLAPALQQTQYCRLAGIVTGTPAKAEEWKQKYNIPQANIYDYKTFDRIADNKDIDVVYVVLPNSMHEEYVVRAAKAGKHVICEKPMAITVKECQNMIDACKKANKQLAIGYRLHYEPFTKEVMRLGQEKVFGPIKFIESSDGFRIGDPSQWRMKKAMAGGGPLMDVGIYAVQGARYVTGEEPISVTAQFSPKTEPDKFKEVEETMFWQFQFPSGAVSNSTTSYTAGIERLRASCEKGWFELSPAFGYGPLKGMTSKGPIEQPVVNHQAMHMDGVCKELLDGKQLPDHVTGEEGLRDIRLLQAIYQAAETGRKITLKA, from the coding sequence ATGCAACCAACCTATCTGTCACGTAGAAATTTTCTGGCGGGTCTTGGTGTATCAGCGCTTACGCTGCCAGCACTGACCGATGTTTTTGGAAATCCTATTCGACCCCATCAGGGTCGAAAACTAGGTATTGCCTTAGTCGGCCTGGGCTATTATAGCAAAAATCTTCTGGCTCCCGCATTGCAGCAAACTCAGTATTGCCGGTTAGCAGGTATCGTTACGGGAACACCGGCAAAGGCCGAAGAATGGAAACAGAAATACAACATTCCTCAGGCCAACATATACGATTACAAAACGTTCGACCGTATTGCCGATAATAAAGACATCGACGTTGTGTATGTAGTGCTGCCGAATTCGATGCATGAAGAATATGTAGTACGGGCAGCTAAAGCCGGGAAACACGTCATCTGCGAAAAACCGATGGCTATCACCGTTAAAGAGTGTCAGAACATGATTGACGCCTGTAAGAAGGCCAATAAACAACTGGCTATCGGTTACCGGCTCCACTACGAACCATTCACAAAAGAAGTGATGCGTCTTGGACAGGAGAAGGTTTTCGGGCCTATTAAATTTATCGAGAGCAGCGATGGGTTTCGTATTGGAGATCCGAGCCAGTGGCGGATGAAAAAGGCAATGGCTGGCGGTGGCCCCCTGATGGATGTAGGTATTTATGCCGTACAGGGTGCTCGTTACGTGACGGGCGAAGAGCCGATTTCGGTTACAGCCCAATTTTCGCCTAAAACCGAACCTGACAAATTCAAGGAAGTGGAAGAAACCATGTTCTGGCAATTCCAGTTTCCGAGCGGAGCGGTGTCGAATTCTACAACCAGCTATACAGCAGGTATTGAACGGCTTCGGGCATCCTGCGAGAAAGGCTGGTTCGAACTGTCGCCCGCTTTTGGCTACGGACCACTAAAAGGAATGACCAGCAAAGGCCCCATTGAACAGCCTGTAGTGAACCATCAGGCCATGCATATGGATGGTGTGTGCAAAGAACTGCTCGACGGTAAACAACTTCCTGATCATGTGACAGGCGAAGAAGGCCTGCGCGACATCCGACTGCTACAGGCAATTTATCAGGCCGCAGAAACCGGGCGAAAAATTACATTAAAAGCTTAA
- a CDS encoding acyl-CoA dehydrogenase family protein, with product MIASKQKASIKGGEFLIKETEASQVFIPEEFTEEQMMIAASSREFLEREIWPRLNEIDNAKSPALISSLMDKAGELGLLGTSVPEEYGGFGMNFNTSMLVAETTGAGHSFSVALSAHTGIGTLPIVYYGNEDQKSKYLPKLASGEWKAAYCLTEPDSGSDANSGKTKAKLTEDGKHYLLNGQKMWITNGGFADIYIVFAKIEENGQTDKNLSAFIVERSFEGITMNEPEHKMGIKGSDTRQIFFNDLKVPVENLLSERGNGFKIAVNILNIGRIKLGIAAVGGSKEVINNAVRYANERKQFKTAISQFGAIKHKLAEMALKVYTSETASYRAGQNIDDLIEDLKSQGMEDGPAKLKALEQFAIECAIMKVHGSEVLDYVVDEGVQVYGGMGYSADAPMDRSYRDARINRIFEGTNEINRMLVVDMLLKRAMKGELDLMGPAMAVAKEIMSIPDFNTEEEEGIFVAEKKVLRNLKKATLMVAGAAVQKFMMTLSDEQEILMNIADMAIEIYAAESVLLRVEKLIGIKGEEAVILQKQMALVYLHEAVEKINNAGRAAITSFADGDELRGMLMGLKRFTKIEPMNLKDARRQIADAMIAENKYIF from the coding sequence ATGATCGCGTCGAAACAAAAAGCCTCCATAAAAGGTGGCGAATTTCTGATTAAAGAAACCGAAGCGTCACAAGTCTTTATTCCTGAAGAGTTTACAGAAGAGCAGATGATGATTGCCGCCAGCAGTCGCGAGTTTCTGGAACGCGAAATCTGGCCAAGACTTAATGAAATAGATAACGCAAAATCGCCCGCGCTGATCTCATCGTTAATGGATAAGGCCGGTGAGCTAGGTCTTTTGGGCACGTCGGTACCGGAAGAATATGGCGGTTTTGGCATGAACTTCAATACCTCGATGCTGGTGGCCGAAACCACCGGCGCAGGGCATTCATTCTCGGTGGCTCTATCGGCGCATACGGGTATCGGAACGTTGCCCATTGTTTACTACGGCAATGAGGATCAAAAATCGAAATACCTGCCCAAACTGGCCAGTGGTGAGTGGAAAGCAGCCTACTGCCTCACCGAACCCGACTCTGGCTCCGATGCCAACTCTGGTAAAACAAAAGCCAAACTGACAGAAGATGGTAAACACTACCTACTGAATGGCCAGAAAATGTGGATTACCAATGGTGGCTTTGCCGATATATACATTGTTTTTGCCAAAATTGAAGAGAACGGTCAAACCGATAAAAACCTGTCGGCCTTCATTGTCGAGCGTTCGTTCGAGGGCATTACCATGAACGAGCCTGAGCACAAAATGGGTATTAAAGGCTCAGATACCCGGCAGATTTTCTTCAACGATTTGAAAGTACCGGTCGAAAACCTGCTCTCGGAGCGAGGCAATGGATTCAAGATTGCGGTTAATATTCTGAACATTGGCCGCATTAAGCTGGGTATTGCGGCTGTTGGCGGATCGAAGGAAGTCATCAACAACGCCGTTCGGTATGCCAACGAGCGCAAACAGTTTAAGACAGCAATTTCTCAGTTTGGCGCCATCAAGCACAAACTGGCCGAAATGGCGTTGAAAGTGTATACCTCTGAAACGGCCAGCTATCGCGCCGGACAAAACATCGATGATCTGATTGAAGATCTGAAAAGCCAGGGAATGGAAGACGGGCCAGCCAAACTAAAAGCGCTGGAACAGTTTGCTATCGAATGTGCCATCATGAAGGTTCACGGTTCCGAAGTACTGGATTATGTGGTCGACGAAGGCGTTCAGGTGTATGGCGGCATGGGCTACTCGGCCGATGCACCCATGGATCGGTCTTACCGCGATGCCCGCATCAATCGGATTTTCGAAGGTACTAACGAAATCAATCGGATGCTGGTGGTAGACATGCTGCTGAAGCGGGCCATGAAAGGCGAACTCGATCTGATGGGTCCGGCTATGGCTGTTGCGAAAGAAATCATGTCGATCCCGGATTTCAACACCGAAGAAGAAGAAGGTATTTTCGTAGCCGAAAAGAAAGTACTCCGGAACTTGAAAAAGGCAACCTTGATGGTAGCTGGAGCTGCCGTTCAGAAATTCATGATGACCCTTTCCGACGAGCAGGAAATTCTGATGAATATTGCCGATATGGCCATCGAAATTTATGCTGCCGAATCAGTCTTGCTACGGGTCGAAAAATTGATCGGTATCAAAGGCGAAGAAGCAGTTATATTACAAAAGCAGATGGCGTTGGTGTACCTGCACGAAGCCGTCGAGAAAATCAATAATGCTGGCCGCGCTGCCATCACCTCATTTGCCGATGGCGACGAACTCCGGGGTATGCTGATGGGGCTGAAACGATTCACGAAAATTGAGCCCATGAATCTTAAGGATGCCCGTCGTCAGATTGCCGATGCTATGATTGCTGAGAATAAATACATTTTCTGA
- a CDS encoding LytTR family DNA-binding domain-containing protein — protein sequence MNVLIIEDEDRTARQLERMLKKYDSSIHILAQLPSVRESVAWLSQHSVPDLILMDIHLEDGLAFAIFEQIQLTTPIIFTTAYDEYMIKAFKVNSIDYLLKPVDYDELVNALEKFKTLRSVSSSPDLANLLQVMQQFRESPFKERFMVSIGTKIRSVETSEIAYFVSEEKATFLTTKEGQLLPLEYSLDQLSGMLNPSQFFRINRQFLVARTAIQAIHVYSAGKLKVELRPVPREEVFVSQSRLSDFKDWLGR from the coding sequence ATGAACGTACTTATTATTGAAGACGAAGATCGTACTGCTCGCCAACTAGAGCGAATGCTCAAAAAGTATGATTCCAGCATACACATTCTGGCCCAATTGCCATCGGTCAGAGAGTCGGTTGCGTGGTTAAGTCAGCATTCGGTTCCTGACCTGATTTTGATGGACATTCATCTGGAAGATGGGCTGGCATTCGCAATTTTTGAACAGATTCAGTTGACCACCCCCATTATTTTTACGACGGCCTACGACGAGTATATGATTAAAGCCTTCAAGGTCAATAGCATCGACTACCTGCTGAAACCTGTTGATTACGATGAACTCGTTAATGCGCTGGAAAAATTCAAGACGTTGCGGAGCGTATCGTCAAGTCCCGATTTAGCGAACCTGCTTCAGGTGATGCAGCAGTTTCGGGAGTCGCCCTTTAAAGAGCGCTTTATGGTTAGTATTGGCACCAAAATCCGGAGTGTTGAAACGAGCGAAATAGCTTATTTCGTTTCGGAGGAAAAAGCGACTTTTCTGACCACAAAAGAAGGGCAACTACTTCCGCTTGAATATAGTCTCGATCAGTTGAGTGGTATGCTGAACCCCTCGCAGTTTTTTCGAATAAACCGTCAGTTTCTGGTAGCGCGGACAGCTATTCAGGCGATTCATGTGTATTCGGCGGGTAAGCTAAAGGTAGAGCTTCGTCCGGTTCCTCGTGAGGAGGTATTTGTGAGCCAGAGTCGTTTATCAGACTTTAAAGACTGGTTGGGTCGTTGA
- a CDS encoding HmuY family protein: MKKAIVFALLMAVGTLNACKESDPPLPDNVVQFESAEQGIDAATQEATISLKLSRAVDAATPVTVQLTPTGVTYGTEFTTTPAATGNVLSLTVPAGSNETSFTLTKASNIFLSGTETIAFSIASATSPVLIGDTKQLTVKFTSIVSAGTALTLDGGPGGSSAINSVFVDLSNNAATSVKRSGWDLGFYSGDDFRVMLNNTTGATAIALNKTDLTQVTATDTTGLALTLGFDPSGLKLVDDVSGDITKTVIPAISATDADNKVYIINRGTGGSTPAKGWIKIRVLRNGTTGYTLQYAGVQETTFKTVSISKDAAYNFKYVSFDSGALVDVEPAKTRWDIEWTGAIYKTSDGTNDIPYYFADQVYINSLAGVTAAEILTSTVSYEAYAESNIATTAFSSDKHVIGANWRATTGTVGVKTDRFYVIKDAAGNFYKLRFISFASQDGGERGKPTLEFKLVKQAS; encoded by the coding sequence ATGAAAAAAGCAATCGTATTCGCACTCCTTATGGCCGTTGGCACTTTAAACGCCTGTAAAGAAAGCGACCCACCACTACCCGATAATGTAGTGCAGTTTGAAAGTGCCGAACAAGGCATTGATGCCGCCACTCAGGAAGCAACCATCAGTCTGAAATTGTCCAGAGCCGTTGATGCAGCAACACCTGTAACTGTTCAGCTAACGCCAACCGGCGTTACGTATGGCACCGAATTCACAACCACTCCGGCTGCCACCGGTAATGTTCTTTCGCTTACGGTTCCAGCCGGTAGCAACGAAACCTCATTTACGCTGACGAAAGCCAGCAATATTTTCCTGAGCGGTACCGAAACCATTGCTTTTTCGATCGCATCGGCCACCAGCCCCGTTCTGATAGGAGACACAAAACAGCTCACAGTCAAATTTACATCTATTGTGTCGGCGGGAACGGCGCTTACGCTCGATGGCGGGCCGGGCGGTTCCAGCGCCATAAACTCCGTGTTTGTCGATCTGAGCAACAATGCGGCTACGTCGGTCAAACGATCGGGTTGGGATTTGGGCTTTTACTCAGGCGATGATTTTCGGGTAATGCTCAATAATACGACCGGAGCAACCGCTATTGCGCTGAACAAAACCGATTTAACCCAGGTAACAGCCACCGATACAACTGGCCTTGCACTCACGCTCGGTTTCGATCCATCGGGTCTGAAATTAGTCGATGATGTATCGGGCGACATTACCAAAACGGTGATTCCGGCTATCTCGGCTACCGATGCCGATAATAAGGTTTACATTATCAATCGGGGAACAGGCGGTTCAACGCCAGCCAAAGGCTGGATAAAAATCCGGGTATTACGCAACGGAACCACTGGTTACACGCTACAGTATGCCGGTGTTCAAGAAACCACATTTAAAACGGTTTCGATTTCGAAAGATGCGGCCTACAATTTTAAATACGTTTCGTTCGACTCAGGCGCACTGGTCGATGTCGAACCGGCTAAAACACGTTGGGATATTGAATGGACCGGCGCAATCTACAAAACCAGCGATGGTACCAACGACATTCCGTACTACTTCGCCGATCAGGTGTATATCAACTCACTCGCTGGCGTAACGGCCGCTGAAATTCTAACCAGCACGGTTTCCTATGAGGCCTACGCCGAAAGCAATATTGCCACTACTGCGTTCAGTAGCGATAAGCATGTGATTGGTGCAAACTGGCGTGCAACAACCGGAACCGTTGGCGTCAAAACTGACCGCTTCTACGTCATTAAGGATGCCGCAGGGAACTTTTATAAACTCCGGTTTATCAGTTTCGCTTCGCAGGATGGTGGCGAACGGGGCAAGCCAACGCTTGAATTCAAATTGGTTAAGCAAGCGTCCTAA
- a CDS encoding histidine kinase — MDNRLTSTQKWQLAVRLLVLFSPLLLYINLPEQARNTATLIHIIPFFLVFSLINLLLYYLWISGIDWCQRQLSNRFGSDFLMQSDWRSILFTLALSVALAILFTQSLELILRGLAALAKLIIPSLPQERDRSPFPPVVLTYIQRANNVFSIVIVLTAFYLTISERSFRQLKDVQLKAERLEKEALLSQFEALKSQLSPHFLFNSLSILTSLIHEDIDLSEQFIKRLSKAYRYILEQRDQDLVPLMTELDFIQSYTFLLKIRFENKFDVFIDVSPPIQNSYRIAPLTLQLLIENAVKHNRMSLQEKLRVRVYTDQDWLIVENPIQVRDQPEPSTGVGLANIVNRYSLLTDRPVWFGADQGLFVVKIPLIN, encoded by the coding sequence ATGGATAATCGGCTCACATCGACTCAGAAATGGCAACTAGCTGTTCGTTTACTGGTACTTTTTTCGCCATTGCTGCTTTATATTAATTTGCCTGAGCAAGCTCGCAATACAGCTACGCTGATTCATATAATTCCCTTTTTTCTGGTATTCAGTCTGATCAATCTGCTGCTGTATTACCTCTGGATTAGCGGTATTGACTGGTGCCAGCGGCAATTATCGAACCGGTTCGGCAGCGATTTCCTGATGCAGTCCGATTGGCGGTCTATTCTATTTACGCTCGCCTTATCGGTTGCGCTGGCCATTCTATTCACTCAGTCTCTTGAATTAATTCTACGAGGCTTGGCAGCTTTGGCTAAGCTTATCATTCCCTCATTACCTCAGGAGCGCGATCGATCGCCATTTCCGCCGGTTGTGTTAACTTATATTCAGCGGGCAAACAATGTATTTTCGATCGTTATTGTGCTAACAGCCTTCTATCTAACCATTAGCGAGCGGTCGTTCAGGCAGTTGAAGGATGTTCAGCTCAAGGCCGAGCGGCTAGAGAAAGAAGCCCTGTTGAGCCAGTTTGAAGCCCTAAAGAGTCAGTTGAGCCCTCATTTTCTGTTTAACAGTCTGAGCATTCTTACCTCACTGATTCATGAAGACATTGACCTGTCGGAACAATTTATCAAGCGATTATCTAAAGCATATCGCTATATTCTCGAACAGCGCGATCAGGATTTGGTGCCGCTCATGACCGAACTGGACTTTATTCAGTCGTACACGTTTCTGCTCAAGATTCGCTTTGAAAACAAATTCGATGTGTTTATTGATGTTTCTCCGCCTATTCAGAACTCATACCGCATTGCTCCACTGACCTTGCAACTATTGATCGAAAATGCGGTCAAACATAATCGGATGTCGCTCCAGGAGAAATTGCGGGTACGTGTCTATACGGATCAGGATTGGCTAATTGTTGAAAACCCCATTCAGGTACGCGACCAGCCGGAACCATCAACCGGCGTAGGACTTGCAAATATTGTTAATCGGTATTCGCTTTTAACGGATCGCCCCGTTTGGTTTGGTGCAGACCAGGGTTTGTTTGTTGTTAAAATCCCACTTATAAACTAA